TCACGCTGGAGCGCTTCGATCACCGGCCCGCCAAATAAGGCATGGATGAGCCAGACGCGGGCTTGGAAAGAAAGCCCGCGCCTGAACTCATAACAGCGCTCACAGCAGCGCCACCACCTTCACGTCGCTGCGATCGGCCGACGCTACCACCTTGCCGTCCACACGGCGGAACATGAGCGTCACCGTGTTGTTGCCCACGCGCAGATCGCCCACTTCGAGCCAGTCGATGCCTTCGGGCAACATGGGCTGCTCGACACGCACTTCGTTGCGCGCCGCGTCGATCGTCACGCCAAGACACGCTTCAAGCATCATGAACGGCGAACCCGCAGCCCATGCTTGCGGCAGGCAGGCCACCGGATACGCCGTGGGCGGCTCGCCGCGCCGGCGCGGGAATCCGCAGAAGAGTTCGGGCAAACGCATGTCGAACGTCACCGCAGCCTCGAACAGCGCCTGCAAGAGGCGCACCGCCGCCGCCTTGCGGCCATAGCGCGCAAGGCCGCGCGCGCACAGTGCGTTGTCGTGCGGCCAGACCGAGCCATTGTGGTACGCCATGGGGTTGAAACGCGCCTGACCCGCCGCGAGCGTACGCACGCCCCAGCCCGTATGGAATAGCGCCGATTCGAGCACTTCCGCCACCGCCCGGCCGCGCTCCTCCTCTGGCAGTCCAAACGCAAGCAGATGCCCCGCATTGGAAGCCAGCACGCGGCACAGTTCGCCGTGACCGTCGAGTGCAATGCCGTAGAACTCCGACTCCGGCATCCAGAACTTCTCTTCCACGCAGCGGCGGATTTTCGCGGCGCGCGCGGCGTAGCGCGCCGCGTCTTCCACCAGGCCGCGATGCGTGGCAAAGCGCGACATCGTCTCGAACGCCGCGCTCGCGTATGCCTGCACTTCGACGAGTGCGATCGGGCCATCGGGGAAACGGCCGTCCGCATGGAACACCGAGTCGTGGCTGTCTTTCCACCCCTGGTTCGCGAGCCCGCCTTCCGATTCGCGCCGGTAGTCGAGCAGACCGAGTTTGTTGCGGTCGCACACACCTGCGACCCAGGCCGCCGCGCGTTCGAGCGCCGGCCACAACTCGTCGATCAGCGAGACGTCGCCGGTGCGTTCGACGTACGCGCCCGCCAGCACGACGAAGAGCGGCGTGCTGTCCACGCCGCCGTAGTAGAGCGCGAACGGCACTTCGCCCGTTGCGGCCATCTCGCTCTTGCGCATCTCGTGCATGATCTTGCCGACCGCCGCGTCGCGGAACGCCGAGTCCTCGCGCGCCTGATGCTCCGCGAGAAAGCGCAGCACGCCACGCGCGAGCGCGGGCGTGAGCCACAGCGTTTGCAGCGACGTGATGATCGCGTCGCGGCCGAACGGCGTGGAGAACCACGGAATACCCGCATACGGATACGGGCCGGTCGGCAGGTCGGTGGTCAAGAGGCCCAGATCGGCGATCGAGCGGTTGATCCACGCATTGAAGAGCGGGTTGCTCGAACGCAGGCTCGCCGTCGCGCGGCGGCGTTCGCGCATCACGATGTGCGAGTCGACCAGTGCGGCGCGCACGGCGGCGCGGCCCACGCGTTGCTCCTTCGAGTTCACGAGGCAATGCGCGGGCTGAAAAATGCCCGCGCTCTGCGTGCCGGGCGCGGCGCCGGGCAGCGCCTCCACTTCGATCGCGACCGTGAGGTAGATCGACACGCACGCCTGCGCGGGCAGGTCCACGGTGAAGTCGGCGCGATCGGCGAAGAGCTTGTTCGGCGTGGGCGAGAACTCGATGCGCACGCGCCGCGCGACCTTGTCGAGGCCGATGTACTCGAGCCGGACCTCGCCGTCCTCGACGCGCGGCGGCACGAGCGTGCCGCGCTTCTCGCGCTTCAGGCCGCGCACCTCGAACATGTCGCGAAAGTCGCTCGCGAACGAAATGGAGAGCGGCACGACGGCGTCTTCGGTGCCGTAGTTCGTGAGCTCGATGGCCTCGGTCATCAACGTGCCCGATAGCACGCGCTCGCGCTGCACGTGAATCACGCCCTCGGGCGTGGTGGTGCCGCCAAGCGGCGGCAGCGGACGATTGGTGAGGTGGGCCGTGAACACGGCGTTGTCGCTGCTCACGCTGCCCGAGAGCAGCGAGGGCACGCGCCCGCCAAAGGTGAGGCGTAGCGACGAAAGCACGCGCGTGTCGTTGACGAAGAGGCCGTCGTCGATGCCAGTGATGTCGCCGAGCGGATCGTTGACGATGAAGGTGCCGCCCGACTTCAGCACATGCTGGTCGGCGCTTGCGACCTCGGGCGTTTCGGGCGCGATGAACGCGATGTCGGTTTCGTGGACGGGATGGTCCACGCCGCTTGAGCGCGTGACGCCACCGAGTGTTTCAGGATCCTGCATTGCGTGCCTCCTGGGTCCCATGCAAATGGTTACGGTACGGTTCGCTTGCGGTTGATTGTAGTGGCTTCGGCGCACGCATTGGCGGCGAATGCGCGAAGAATATGCGAACGATACGCGCGAAATGAGTGGCAAGTCCCCGCCTGCAAGGAACGTGCGCGGAAAAAATTGCGGGCGCCGGCACGACGTAACGTGCGGGCGCCCGTGGAGGCAACGCATGGAGCACGCCGCAAGCGGCGCGCAGCGAGGATCAGCGTTGCGAAATCGGCTTGGCCTCACGCGACGTTTCGCCGATGAACAGCTGACGCGGACGGCCGATCTTCTGCTCGGGGTCAGCAATCATTTCGTTCCACTGCGCGATCCAGCCCACCGTGCGCGCCATCGCGAAGATGCAGGTGAACATCGAGGTCGGGATGCCCAGCGCGCGCTGCACGATGCCCGAATAGAAGTCCACGTTCGGGTACAGCTTGCGCGACACGAAGTATTCGTCTTCCAGCGCGATCTTTTCGAGCTGCATGGCAAGCTTGAAGAGCGGATCGTCGTGCAGACCGAGTTCGTTCAGCACTTCGTAGCACGTCTCGCGCATGAGCTTCGCACGCGGGTCGTAGTTCTTGTACACGCGGTGGCCGAAACCCATCAGCTTCACGCCCGAATTCTTGTCCTTCACCTGCTCGATGAACTTCGGGATGTTATCGACCGAGCCGATTTCTTCGAGCATGTTCAGCGCGGCTTCGTTCGCACCGCCGTGCGCCGGGCCCCACAGACACGCGATACCGGCCGCGATACACGCGAACGGGTTCGCGCCCGACGAGCCCGCCAGACGCACCGTCGAGGTCGAAGCGTTCTGCTCGTGATCGGCGTGCAGAATGAGGATGCGGTCGAGCGCGCGTACGAGCACGTCGTTGACCTTGTACTCTTCGCTCGGCGCGGAGAACATCATGCGCATGAAGTTCGCGCTGTACGAGAGGTCGTTCTGCGGATACACGAACGGCTGGCCGATCGTGTACTTGTACGCCATGGCGACGAGCGTCGGCAGCTTCGCGATCATGCGGATCGCCGACACCTCGCGATGCTGCGCGTTGTTGATGTCGAGCGAGTCGTGATAGAACGCGGACAGCGCGCCGACCGCCGCCACCAGAATCGCCATCGGATGTGCGTCACGGCGGAACCCCCGGAAAAAGAAGTGCATCTGCTCGTGAACCATCGTGTGGTTCGTCACCGAGGCCACGAATTCGTCCTTCTGCTGCTGCGTGGGCAACTCGCCCTTGAGCAGGAGGTAGCAGCTTTCGAGGAAGTCGGCGTTTTGCGCGAGATTGTCGATCGGGTAGCCGCGGTACAGCAATTCGCCCTTGTCGCCGTCGATATAGGTGATCGCCGAGTTGCACGCCGCCGTGGACATGAAGCCCGGGTCATACGTGAACATGCCGGTCTGGCCGTACAGCTTGCGGATGTCGATCACGTCCGGGCCGATGGTGCCCTTGTAGACCGGCAACTGAACGCCTTCAGCGTGGCCGGGGATCGTGAGCGTGGCGTGTGTCTTCGAGTCGATCATTGTGTGTCCTTGAATTGCTGTCACTTCGCAACAGGACGCAGCCGCCGGGCATCCATTCGTCCGGGCCGGCATTGCTGCGACCGCTTGCCGCATTCTACGGCGCGGTGCAGCCGCGATTGATAGCGCAGCCAGCAACAATCCCTCTTCAAGTGAGCAACATTGCGAACCTTGCGGCTTCCTTAACGCCGATTCCTGCAACAATATTTTGCTCGTGCAGCGCAACATGTCGCACCCTATCTTTGCGATACTGGTTGACATGCAATGGCTTCCCCTAATTGTCTTTGCATGAAGTATTTGGCCCGCCTTCTCCGGCGGGTCTTTTTCTTGGCCACACGCGCTTAAAGCAAAACGTAAGGAAGCAACAGATGAACATCTCGGTCGACACCCTGTTCGCAGAAGACGAACAAGCAGAGGGCGCCGTCGTCACGGCACTCAACCACCAGGACATCGTGGTCGCACTCTCGGCTGCGCTCGCCAACGAACGCGTTGCCGTGCTGCACATGCTGTATCCGCGCACCGACGCACGCACGCACCGCAGTCTGGATCACCTCGTGGACGCGCTCAAGGGCCACGGCCTGCACCAGGTCGCCCGCCTCGTTTCGCAGGAAGCGCACTATCTCGTGTTCAAGGATCCCGCGAAGGCATGGAAGGCCTTCCACGAAATCCGCAACGATTCGCTCGCGATCGGCGTGCACCTCTACTATGCGGGCCTGGTGGGCGAGGCCGCCGAGCACAAGCTCGACGCACACGCGCACGGCCGCGACTAAGCACAAGTCGTTCGGACTGCGATATTTGTCGCAGCAAAAAAATGGCGGCCGCATTGCGTGGCCGCCGTTTTTGTATGGGCGCGACTCAGCGAGCGTGGCCGCTCACGAATCGATCGATCAGTTCGTTGAACGCCGCGGGCCGCGCCAGATTCATCCCATGCGATGCGCCCGCCACCGTCGCGCGCCGTGCATCGGGCAGCCAGGCTTCGAGCGCGGCCACGACCCGGTGAAACACTTCGGGACTCAGCTCGCCGTCGATCAGCAGCACGGGGCATTGCACTTCGGCGGCTTGCTCGCGCGTGTACGCGGGCAGCGGATCCTGAAACTGCGGCCCAAGCGTGTGGGCATTGTCGGTGGCCATGCGGCGAAACGCATGCGTGCTCTTCGCCCAGAAGCCTGGCCGGCTCACCGAATCGACGAACAGCTCCAACCCCGCGTCCACCTGCCCCGACTCGATCAGCGCCACCGCGCGGGCGCGCAGCACGTTGACGGTCTCGGGCAGCGTGGCGAGCGTCTGGCCCGGCTGCTGCACGGGGCCGCCCGGGTCGGCGAGCGTGAGCGTGCGCA
The nucleotide sequence above comes from Paraburkholderia flagellata. Encoded proteins:
- a CDS encoding amylo-alpha-1,6-glucosidase — its product is MQDPETLGGVTRSSGVDHPVHETDIAFIAPETPEVASADQHVLKSGGTFIVNDPLGDITGIDDGLFVNDTRVLSSLRLTFGGRVPSLLSGSVSSDNAVFTAHLTNRPLPPLGGTTTPEGVIHVQRERVLSGTLMTEAIELTNYGTEDAVVPLSISFASDFRDMFEVRGLKREKRGTLVPPRVEDGEVRLEYIGLDKVARRVRIEFSPTPNKLFADRADFTVDLPAQACVSIYLTVAIEVEALPGAAPGTQSAGIFQPAHCLVNSKEQRVGRAAVRAALVDSHIVMRERRRATASLRSSNPLFNAWINRSIADLGLLTTDLPTGPYPYAGIPWFSTPFGRDAIITSLQTLWLTPALARGVLRFLAEHQAREDSAFRDAAVGKIMHEMRKSEMAATGEVPFALYYGGVDSTPLFVVLAGAYVERTGDVSLIDELWPALERAAAWVAGVCDRNKLGLLDYRRESEGGLANQGWKDSHDSVFHADGRFPDGPIALVEVQAYASAAFETMSRFATHRGLVEDAARYAARAAKIRRCVEEKFWMPESEFYGIALDGHGELCRVLASNAGHLLAFGLPEEERGRAVAEVLESALFHTGWGVRTLAAGQARFNPMAYHNGSVWPHDNALCARGLARYGRKAAAVRLLQALFEAAVTFDMRLPELFCGFPRRRGEPPTAYPVACLPQAWAAGSPFMMLEACLGVTIDAARNEVRVEQPMLPEGIDWLEVGDLRVGNNTVTLMFRRVDGKVVASADRSDVKVVALL
- the gltA gene encoding citrate synthase, with the translated sequence MIDSKTHATLTIPGHAEGVQLPVYKGTIGPDVIDIRKLYGQTGMFTYDPGFMSTAACNSAITYIDGDKGELLYRGYPIDNLAQNADFLESCYLLLKGELPTQQQKDEFVASVTNHTMVHEQMHFFFRGFRRDAHPMAILVAAVGALSAFYHDSLDINNAQHREVSAIRMIAKLPTLVAMAYKYTIGQPFVYPQNDLSYSANFMRMMFSAPSEEYKVNDVLVRALDRILILHADHEQNASTSTVRLAGSSGANPFACIAAGIACLWGPAHGGANEAALNMLEEIGSVDNIPKFIEQVKDKNSGVKLMGFGHRVYKNYDPRAKLMRETCYEVLNELGLHDDPLFKLAMQLEKIALEDEYFVSRKLYPNVDFYSGIVQRALGIPTSMFTCIFAMARTVGWIAQWNEMIADPEQKIGRPRQLFIGETSREAKPISQR
- a CDS encoding alpha/beta fold hydrolase: MPYVERGEGELLLFVHGSLCDYRYWQPQLAGLARQYRCVSLSLTHYWPAEDAARDQPFSWRQHADELAAFVEALGAGPAHVIGHSRGGLVSFQFALRHPQHVRTLTLADPGGPVQQPGQTLATLPETVNVLRARAVALIESGQVDAGLELFVDSVSRPGFWAKSTHAFRRMATDNAHTLGPQFQDPLPAYTREQAAEVQCPVLLIDGELSPEVFHRVVAALEAWLPDARRATVAGASHGMNLARPAAFNELIDRFVSGHAR